In a genomic window of Sulfurisphaera tokodaii str. 7:
- a CDS encoding chloride channel protein, which produces MFLSSLKYYEKWAILGVILGIVAGLAATTFYLLLHLAEDLFIFHLIGMSYPRPLGEGGSLNFTFYPGRYYLIPLSTAIGGLISGLIVYTFAPEAEGHGTDAAIKAYHYLQGKVRWVVIPVKIIASAITIGSGGSAGREGPTAQFSAGVGSVIADLLHLSPQDRRIAVAVGIGAGIGTIFKTPIGGAILAAEILYKRDFEPEVLYPAIIASAIGYTIFGSIFGFTPVFGYYTGTYNPLRLPMYAVLGVVAGLLAIIYVKTFYGIHSFFKKLRIPNYIKPLIGGALTGLIALLAPEILATGYGWINLVEYERFNAFYSPLIPVLILIFLLPILKIVATSFSVGSGGSGGVFAPGLFIGAYIGASVGLLFHYFFPNIVPNIAPFVIIGMMAFFAAAGKVPVSVIIMVTEMTSSLQLLPGAMIASALAYLVSGDYTIYVSQLPTRRDSPAHKVEYEIPIMESLHVKDCEIKDIRALITDKVNHVVDLMLNLGFMSLPVTDQNNNFLGVVYLKDLERAKDTDVIGSYITKGSPYVHLDSTLEQALEVMAKNKARWVAVVEKGKFKGILTYDSIVEAYERELKQIREANK; this is translated from the coding sequence GTGTTTCTATCTTCATTAAAGTATTACGAGAAATGGGCTATTTTAGGTGTCATTCTTGGAATTGTTGCTGGCCTCGCAGCAACTACTTTTTATTTATTACTCCACTTAGCTGAGGATTTATTTATATTTCATCTTATTGGCATGAGTTATCCTAGACCACTTGGTGAAGGAGGCTCATTAAACTTCACATTTTACCCTGGAAGATATTATTTAATACCACTATCAACTGCAATTGGTGGATTAATTTCTGGTTTAATAGTTTATACTTTTGCACCAGAGGCAGAAGGACACGGTACCGATGCGGCAATAAAAGCTTACCATTATTTGCAAGGTAAAGTAAGATGGGTTGTAATTCCGGTAAAAATAATTGCTTCAGCGATAACAATAGGTTCAGGTGGTAGCGCAGGTAGAGAGGGACCTACAGCACAATTTTCAGCTGGTGTGGGCTCTGTAATCGCAGATCTTTTGCATTTAAGTCCGCAAGATAGAAGAATTGCAGTTGCTGTTGGAATTGGGGCAGGGATAGGGACAATATTTAAAACTCCAATTGGTGGAGCAATCTTAGCTGCTGAAATTTTGTATAAAAGGGATTTCGAACCTGAGGTCTTATACCCAGCAATAATAGCTTCAGCTATAGGTTATACAATATTCGGAAGTATATTCGGTTTTACACCGGTTTTTGGATATTATACTGGAACTTATAACCCTTTAAGGCTTCCAATGTATGCAGTGTTAGGAGTTGTGGCTGGTTTATTAGCAATAATATATGTTAAGACTTTCTATGGGATACATTCATTTTTTAAGAAATTGAGAATTCCTAATTATATAAAACCGCTTATAGGTGGAGCATTAACCGGACTAATTGCACTTTTAGCCCCAGAAATACTTGCAACTGGTTATGGTTGGATAAATCTAGTAGAGTATGAAAGGTTTAACGCATTTTACTCTCCTCTTATACCCGTATTGATACTAATATTTCTATTACCTATTTTAAAAATAGTTGCTACTTCTTTTTCTGTAGGATCAGGAGGTAGTGGAGGTGTTTTTGCCCCAGGGTTATTTATTGGAGCATATATTGGAGCTTCAGTAGGTCTTTTATTTCATTATTTCTTTCCTAATATAGTACCCAACATAGCACCATTTGTTATAATAGGTATGATGGCATTTTTTGCAGCAGCGGGTAAAGTGCCAGTATCCGTTATTATTATGGTTACTGAAATGACATCAAGCCTTCAGCTATTACCCGGAGCTATGATAGCATCAGCATTGGCATATTTAGTTTCTGGAGACTATACAATATATGTCTCACAACTTCCAACTAGAAGAGATTCCCCTGCACATAAAGTGGAATATGAAATTCCCATTATGGAAAGCCTGCATGTAAAGGATTGTGAAATAAAAGATATTAGAGCTTTAATTACTGACAAAGTTAATCACGTAGTTGATCTAATGCTTAATCTTGGTTTTATGAGCCTTCCAGTAACTGACCAAAATAATAACTTTCTAGGAGTAGTTTACCTTAAAGACTTGGAGAGAGCAAAAGATACTGATGTTATAGGAAGTTACATAACCAAAGGATCCCCATATGTTCACCTAGACTCTACATTGGAACAAGCTCTAGAAGTAATGGCTAAAAATAAGGCAAGATGGGTAGCAGTAGTAGAAAAAGGAAAATTTAAAGGGATACTGACATACGATTCTATCGTAGAAGCATATGAAAGGGAATTAAAACAAATTAGAGAGGCAAATAAATAA
- a CDS encoding enoyl-CoA hydratase-related protein, with protein MANEILVEDRGSISVITLNRPDKLNAMNLDLRNQLIKALRDFNRDPKKRVAVITGSGRSFSVGADISSISEDLAEDLRNSFHQVIKEIKFSNKIFISAVRGVVAGAGLSLALATDIRFASKDSRFVMAFHNIGLAPDSGLALMMLRLGGVKFEKYILTGGEFNTEIARELGFEIVDDPLSEALKRAEEISNGPFKSFSASKRLINRVLYQDLEEFLDYEAAMQGALGKTHDFKEGIKAFLEKRKPQFKGE; from the coding sequence GTGGCAAACGAGATTTTGGTTGAGGATAGGGGGAGCATCTCTGTAATAACTCTAAATAGACCAGATAAATTAAATGCGATGAATCTTGATTTGAGAAATCAACTAATAAAGGCTTTAAGGGATTTTAATAGGGATCCTAAGAAGAGAGTTGCTGTAATTACCGGAAGTGGAAGATCATTTTCAGTGGGAGCAGATATTTCAAGTATTTCAGAAGATTTAGCCGAAGATTTAAGAAATTCATTTCATCAGGTAATTAAGGAAATAAAGTTTTCGAACAAGATATTTATTTCTGCAGTAAGGGGTGTTGTTGCTGGGGCTGGCTTAAGTTTAGCATTAGCTACTGATATTAGGTTTGCTTCAAAGGATTCGAGATTCGTAATGGCTTTCCATAATATAGGTTTAGCCCCAGACAGTGGTTTAGCATTAATGATGTTAAGACTTGGGGGAGTTAAGTTTGAGAAATATATTTTAACTGGAGGTGAATTTAACACTGAAATTGCTAGGGAGCTTGGATTTGAAATTGTTGATGATCCCTTATCAGAGGCGTTAAAGAGGGCTGAGGAAATTTCTAATGGTCCTTTTAAGTCATTTTCTGCTAGTAAAAGGTTAATTAATAGAGTACTTTACCAAGATCTAGAAGAGTTCCTCGATTATGAAGCAGCGATGCAAGGGGCTTTAGGAAAAACACATGATTTTAAGGAGGGAATAAAAGCTTTCTTAGAAAAGAGAAAACCACAGTTTAAGGGTGAGTAA
- a CDS encoding PTO1314 family radical SAM protein yields MAKIKPMTIGNFLRLVKGRGVKKLPLIAGHKLLYSCNLRCRMCPFWRRKDEKLLTLEEEVKMMNALQRAGVLFMGFEGGEPLLRRDLPQILEESSKRFYTSLVTNGWLLKDKIDEIKDYIDNLFVSIDGIGEVHDKLRGIPGSFERAVEGIKESVKRGIPTSISFTLTNENLHEIFKVIELAEKLEVSVSIQIAYDYSTAEKLSPKKRDEVRHVIEGILELKRRGKPIIESEKYFEAIINSWFHEIPWICKPWLTINIDPQGRIVLPCYVLNEYQGSEKVWEVDIIKLWNEYDWGRYSNCNKCALACYLEPSLFTWKDYRIVRERIIEPMFSIIFDYI; encoded by the coding sequence ATGGCAAAAATTAAACCAATGACTATTGGAAATTTTTTAAGACTTGTTAAAGGACGAGGAGTGAAAAAACTACCATTAATTGCTGGACATAAACTATTGTATTCTTGTAATTTAAGATGCAGAATGTGCCCTTTTTGGAGAAGAAAAGATGAGAAATTATTGACATTAGAAGAAGAAGTCAAAATGATGAACGCATTACAGAGGGCTGGGGTACTCTTTATGGGTTTCGAAGGAGGAGAACCTTTATTGAGAAGAGATTTACCACAAATACTTGAAGAGTCTAGTAAAAGATTTTATACTTCATTAGTAACTAACGGTTGGCTATTGAAAGATAAGATAGATGAAATAAAAGACTACATAGACAATTTATTTGTCTCGATAGACGGGATAGGAGAAGTTCATGACAAATTGAGAGGAATTCCCGGATCATTTGAGAGGGCTGTTGAGGGAATAAAAGAAAGTGTAAAAAGAGGAATACCAACCTCAATTAGTTTTACCCTAACAAATGAGAACCTACACGAAATATTTAAAGTAATAGAATTAGCCGAAAAGCTTGAAGTGTCAGTAAGTATCCAGATTGCTTATGATTACTCTACAGCAGAGAAGTTATCACCTAAAAAAAGAGATGAAGTAAGACATGTAATTGAAGGAATTTTAGAGCTAAAAAGAAGAGGAAAGCCAATTATTGAAAGTGAGAAATATTTTGAAGCCATAATAAATAGCTGGTTTCATGAGATTCCGTGGATTTGTAAGCCTTGGTTGACAATAAATATTGATCCTCAAGGAAGAATAGTCTTACCTTGCTATGTACTAAATGAATATCAAGGAAGTGAAAAAGTATGGGAAGTTGATATAATTAAATTATGGAATGAATATGATTGGGGTAGATATTCCAATTGTAATAAGTGTGCTTTAGCTTGTTATTTAGAACCTTCGCTCTTTACGTGGAAAGATTATAGAATCGTTAGAGAAAGAATAATCGAACCAATGTTTAGTATAATCTTTGATTATATCTAA
- a CDS encoding MFS transporter: protein MRGYPILFARVIYGASWFFLSPYIPYLLSEFSAPKYFANLIPLSFFVTAAIMQIPAGLISTRLGMKNTYTLGLIIMGISDSLIGLSKDIGEVLFLYALTGFGASFFFSSAGGTLALINEGRTILVMGFYNAMFSVGGILGLNWGFIDSLVGFTYASLLLGSLTIIAGVINYVISYQNVKPEFKVLKNRNVFLVALSTVGVWGSYYVVSEYFPTFSYYVLGESSIITGSLSSLLLLSSVIGGVFTFTFSFIKNDKLRIIISSVLGVIPVVFLYNYFLIGLVIMGIFNEMAISIIYAFVVKEVRSENSSLALAEVNSIQIGLGMLELLLPYLSLEYLWYLVIIVSLLPLLILINVR from the coding sequence GTGAGAGGTTATCCGATTCTATTTGCAAGAGTAATTTATGGTGCTAGTTGGTTCTTCCTTTCTCCTTATATTCCTTACCTGCTCAGTGAATTCTCAGCCCCTAAATATTTTGCAAATCTTATTCCTCTATCCTTTTTTGTAACTGCTGCAATAATGCAAATACCGGCTGGGTTAATTTCTACTAGACTGGGAATGAAAAACACTTACACACTAGGTCTTATTATTATGGGAATAAGTGATAGTTTAATAGGTTTAAGTAAAGATATTGGAGAAGTACTCTTCCTTTACGCTTTAACAGGTTTCGGTGCTTCATTTTTCTTTTCTTCAGCTGGGGGCACTTTAGCGTTAATTAATGAGGGTAGAACTATTTTAGTGATGGGATTCTATAATGCGATGTTTTCTGTAGGAGGAATATTAGGGCTTAACTGGGGATTTATTGATTCATTAGTGGGTTTTACTTATGCTTCTTTGCTTTTAGGGTCTTTAACTATTATCGCTGGTGTTATAAATTATGTTATTTCATATCAAAACGTTAAACCTGAGTTTAAAGTGTTGAAAAATAGGAATGTATTTCTCGTAGCTCTTTCAACTGTCGGTGTTTGGGGTTCTTATTATGTGGTAAGCGAATATTTCCCTACTTTTTCATATTATGTGCTTGGCGAATCTTCCATAATTACGGGTTCCTTATCTTCTCTTTTGCTACTATCATCCGTTATCGGAGGAGTTTTTACCTTTACTTTTTCCTTTATAAAGAACGATAAGTTAAGAATTATCATTTCAAGCGTTCTAGGAGTTATTCCAGTAGTTTTCCTTTATAACTATTTTCTAATAGGTCTCGTTATAATGGGCATATTTAATGAAATGGCTATCTCAATAATTTATGCTTTTGTAGTAAAAGAAGTTAGGAGTGAAAATTCTTCATTAGCTTTAGCTGAAGTTAATTCTATTCAAATAGGTCTAGGAATGTTAGAATTATTATTACCATATCTTTCTCTAGAGTATTTATGGTATTTAGTTATTATAGTATCTCTTTTACCTCTTTTAATTTTGATTAACGTGAGATAA
- a CDS encoding 3-hydroxyacyl-CoA dehydrogenase family protein, with product MPKSEDLLRDAVNEAIWLVKNNVSTEEEIELATKLGLGWKKGIFTYTRELPIK from the coding sequence ATGCCAAAATCAGAAGACTTACTCAGAGACGCTGTAAATGAAGCTATTTGGTTAGTTAAAAATAATGTTTCTACAGAAGAAGAAATTGAATTAGCTACTAAATTAGGTTTAGGATGGAAAAAAGGAATATTTACTTATACTAGAGAATTACCAATAAAATAA
- a CDS encoding MFS transporter, which yields MNNVNKLAIIGAFRAFGGSLIWPFTGYALFTVFRIPLSFIAIYYALQALVSVLSYVVGGYVVDFIGRLKTMMMSIISSSLFLFLSYFFFHPLLVVIFLLLQSFSNNVYNVANTTLVGDINKGEFKKLVVSFSRVRVGINAGWAFGPLLGSIIFQYEGFRMLLLISSFILLTPLIFVNSLPDFRGGRKLLFTVHREFIKFLIPTFLTFMLMSQLGFSLLTFYTEVVKLSVEDVGLLFMVNGVLIVFLQDFIGRHLKIRHIILGMLIYSISYFVVGFITNFLFAIIDVIFITIAEMIVSPLSQAIASSFTKDEQRGREIGIYGMVTAIGRLVGSSYASYLMSFFLFSPLYLWALISILGFLSIPLYLLSIKRIETNG from the coding sequence GTGAATAATGTAAATAAACTAGCTATTATTGGTGCATTTAGAGCTTTTGGTGGATCTTTAATTTGGCCATTTACTGGTTATGCACTTTTCACAGTCTTTAGAATACCATTATCTTTTATTGCAATTTATTATGCTCTTCAAGCTTTAGTTAGTGTCTTATCTTATGTGGTGGGGGGTTACGTAGTTGACTTTATAGGTAGATTAAAGACTATGATGATGTCAATAATTTCGTCTTCTCTGTTCCTTTTTCTTTCTTACTTCTTCTTTCATCCCCTTTTAGTAGTGATATTCTTACTTCTTCAGTCTTTCTCAAATAATGTTTATAACGTTGCAAATACTACGTTAGTTGGTGATATTAACAAAGGTGAATTCAAAAAGCTAGTTGTATCTTTCAGTAGAGTAAGGGTAGGAATAAATGCGGGTTGGGCATTCGGTCCTCTTTTAGGTTCAATTATATTTCAATATGAAGGTTTCAGAATGTTACTACTCATATCCTCTTTTATTTTACTTACTCCGTTAATTTTTGTAAATTCTTTACCAGATTTTAGAGGAGGAAGAAAGTTATTGTTTACCGTCCATCGGGAATTTATTAAGTTCCTCATTCCCACATTTTTAACCTTTATGTTAATGAGTCAATTGGGTTTTTCACTTTTAACGTTTTATACTGAAGTAGTTAAGCTCTCCGTTGAAGATGTGGGTTTACTCTTTATGGTAAATGGTGTACTAATTGTATTTTTGCAAGATTTTATAGGTAGACATCTGAAAATTAGACATATTATTCTAGGAATGCTTATATATTCAATTTCTTATTTTGTAGTTGGATTCATAACTAACTTTTTGTTCGCAATAATAGATGTTATTTTTATTACGATTGCAGAAATGATAGTTTCTCCCCTCTCTCAAGCAATTGCTTCTTCATTCACGAAAGATGAGCAAAGAGGAAGAGAAATTGGAATTTATGGAATGGTTACCGCAATAGGAAGATTAGTTGGTTCTTCGTATGCAAGTTATTTAATGTCATTCTTCCTATTTTCTCCATTATATCTTTGGGCATTAATTTCTATTTTAGGCTTTCTCTCTATTCCATTATATTTATTAAGTATCAAGAGGATTGAAACAAATGGATAG
- a CDS encoding thiamine pyrophosphate-requiring protein, which translates to MDSGARLILKSLQDLGVDKIFMVSGTDYAAFIEEKVRDPSLPDFVIVPHEITATAAAIGYSLSGKIGVVAVHTIPGTTNALGMIINAFTSRIPLIVIAGRSPYTETGSPASRNLRIHWTQEARDQGEIVRQWVKYDFEIRRTEQIPEVIARAYQIAFSEPKGPVYIVIPREVSIEKSEYRKVRVSTFEPGMKREDLVKAKKMIEESERPIIITWRGGRRKEWFDSIKTFADKVGIPVLNYIGEVVNYSGEMGLDRIDLSTVDLAIVVEAEVPYIPKKTKFDGKIIKVDVDPSYSYIPFYGFPCDLCIQSTVSEFFDQLDVKEKKEWKEKVKELRLQQEKKKEEEIEQLRKRRSIHPRYLSYVIGKVIGKDDVILNEYPFNPRYTKLDFGQYFADPSFGHLGWALGASFGVSLTNRKVIATVGDGAFIFGVPEAFYYAISTYGGNVTVIIYDNGGWLASAEAVEEVFPEGLAKAKQYFPGADFKRYNIGETAKVFGGYYRLVEDVNEVEESVREAYNFRGISVLQVIVDRVR; encoded by the coding sequence ATGGATAGCGGTGCAAGACTCATTTTAAAAAGTCTACAAGATTTAGGTGTAGATAAAATCTTTATGGTATCTGGAACAGATTATGCAGCATTTATTGAAGAAAAAGTAAGGGATCCTTCATTGCCAGATTTCGTAATAGTACCACATGAAATAACAGCTACTGCTGCAGCTATAGGCTATTCTCTATCTGGAAAAATAGGGGTTGTTGCAGTTCATACAATTCCGGGTACTACAAATGCTTTAGGAATGATAATTAATGCTTTCACATCTAGAATACCCCTAATAGTTATTGCTGGCAGAAGTCCTTATACTGAAACTGGTAGTCCAGCAAGTAGGAATTTGAGAATACATTGGACTCAAGAGGCTAGGGATCAAGGAGAAATTGTTAGGCAATGGGTTAAATATGATTTTGAAATAAGGAGGACTGAGCAAATACCAGAGGTTATAGCTAGGGCTTATCAGATTGCATTTAGTGAGCCTAAGGGACCAGTATATATTGTGATTCCTAGAGAGGTGAGTATAGAGAAAAGCGAGTACAGAAAAGTTAGAGTTTCAACTTTTGAGCCAGGAATGAAAAGAGAAGATCTAGTAAAGGCTAAGAAAATGATCGAGGAGAGTGAAAGACCAATTATAATTACTTGGAGGGGTGGTAGAAGGAAAGAGTGGTTTGATAGCATAAAAACGTTTGCTGATAAAGTAGGGATACCAGTTTTAAATTACATAGGAGAGGTTGTAAATTATTCTGGTGAAATGGGATTAGATAGGATTGATTTATCAACTGTTGATTTAGCTATTGTAGTAGAGGCCGAGGTACCTTATATTCCAAAGAAAACTAAATTTGATGGCAAAATTATAAAGGTTGATGTAGATCCATCTTACTCTTATATCCCATTTTATGGTTTTCCTTGCGACTTGTGTATCCAATCTACCGTTTCAGAATTCTTTGACCAACTAGATGTTAAGGAGAAAAAGGAGTGGAAGGAAAAAGTAAAAGAGCTGAGGCTTCAACAAGAAAAGAAAAAGGAAGAGGAAATAGAACAATTGAGGAAAAGGAGGTCAATTCATCCTAGATATTTAAGTTACGTTATTGGTAAGGTAATTGGGAAAGATGATGTTATACTTAATGAGTATCCATTTAATCCTAGATATACAAAGCTTGATTTTGGGCAATACTTCGCTGATCCTTCATTTGGTCATTTAGGCTGGGCTTTAGGTGCTTCTTTCGGTGTCTCGTTAACAAATAGGAAAGTTATTGCTACAGTTGGTGATGGTGCATTTATTTTTGGAGTGCCAGAGGCATTTTATTATGCAATTTCCACATATGGTGGTAATGTCACGGTAATAATTTATGATAATGGTGGCTGGCTAGCTAGTGCTGAAGCTGTTGAAGAAGTTTTTCCAGAAGGATTGGCAAAGGCAAAGCAGTATTTTCCTGGAGCAGACTTTAAGAGGTATAATATTGGCGAAACCGCTAAGGTTTTTGGTGGGTATTATAGGTTGGTGGAAGATGTTAATGAAGTAGAAGAGAGTGTAAGAGAAGCATACAACTTTAGAGGTATTTCTGTACTGCAAGTTATTGTGGATAGAGTAAGATAA
- a CDS encoding YkgJ family cysteine cluster protein, with protein MNADQIHMLTKNALRGDIKSLEALFDFLEKFNAPISKFAMYSILYQVIMNNFLNLGKYCEECGGKCCKIGLPVPVYHFDYKELKARLSKDELKNLRKHNGFYTLSRPCPFQDSWKCKIHEFKPYACMSYPFATEDEQKDIMERYKDGIPDFKVPDFCIAGKKVKEFMDEIVNKLRVKLGRDPTPREILNEVLTKF; from the coding sequence GTGAATGCTGATCAGATTCATATGTTAACTAAAAATGCACTAAGAGGAGATATTAAGAGTTTAGAGGCACTTTTCGATTTTTTAGAGAAGTTTAATGCTCCTATATCTAAGTTTGCTATGTATTCTATATTATATCAAGTAATAATGAATAATTTTCTTAATTTAGGAAAATACTGTGAGGAATGTGGAGGAAAATGTTGTAAAATTGGTCTTCCAGTCCCAGTTTATCACTTTGACTATAAAGAATTAAAAGCAAGGCTAAGTAAAGATGAACTAAAAAACTTAAGAAAACATAACGGTTTTTATACACTTTCTAGACCTTGTCCTTTCCAAGATAGCTGGAAGTGTAAAATACATGAATTTAAGCCTTACGCATGTATGTCTTATCCTTTTGCTACAGAGGATGAGCAGAAAGATATAATGGAAAGATATAAGGATGGTATACCCGATTTTAAAGTACCAGATTTTTGCATTGCTGGTAAGAAAGTTAAAGAATTTATGGATGAAATAGTTAACAAGTTACGAGTTAAATTAGGAAGAGATCCTACTCCAAGGGAAATACTCAATGAAGTATTAACAAAGTTTTAA
- a CDS encoding 3-hydroxyacyl-CoA dehydrogenase family protein, which yields MHKLKVAVIGAGVMGHGIAEVFSLYGNEVYLYDKYPDALEKGLKNILWSLNKLKEKGKITDTERVFSRIKPVNDLSQISDAELVIEAVSENLDLKSSVFKQVSKIVSKDSIIATNTSSLPISELAQSVENPHRFLGLHFFNPPVLMKLVEVVKGVKTDDLIFSKGIEIIKSIEKVPIPVRKDVIGFVVNRILFRIFTSACKLLKEYSVEEIDSLAKYILEFPMGIFELLDYTGIDTNYLISNEVRKRGFDFTCEILKELYEKGYYGAKVGKGFYDWSN from the coding sequence GTGCACAAATTGAAAGTTGCAGTAATAGGAGCCGGAGTTATGGGTCATGGTATAGCAGAAGTTTTTTCTCTTTATGGCAACGAAGTGTATTTATACGATAAATATCCAGATGCACTGGAGAAAGGATTAAAAAACATTCTATGGTCTCTCAATAAATTAAAAGAAAAAGGAAAAATAACAGATACTGAAAGGGTCTTCTCAAGGATAAAACCAGTAAATGATTTATCTCAAATTTCAGATGCTGAGTTAGTAATAGAAGCAGTATCAGAAAATTTAGACTTGAAAAGCTCTGTTTTTAAACAAGTTAGTAAGATTGTAAGTAAGGATTCAATAATAGCAACCAACACCAGTAGTTTACCTATATCTGAATTGGCTCAAAGTGTTGAGAATCCTCATAGATTTTTAGGACTTCACTTCTTTAATCCCCCCGTCCTCATGAAGCTAGTAGAAGTAGTTAAAGGAGTTAAGACTGATGATTTAATTTTTTCTAAGGGGATTGAAATAATTAAAAGCATTGAAAAAGTCCCTATTCCAGTAAGAAAAGACGTCATAGGATTTGTAGTAAATAGGATTTTATTCAGAATTTTTACCTCTGCTTGTAAATTATTAAAAGAATATTCTGTGGAAGAAATAGACAGTTTAGCGAAATATATTTTAGAATTTCCTATGGGAATATTTGAGTTGCTCGATTACACTGGCATTGACACTAACTACCTAATTTCGAATGAGGTTAGAAAGAGAGGTTTTGATTTTACTTGCGAAATACTGAAAGAATTGTATGAAAAAGGTTATTATGGAGCAAAAGTTGGAAAAGGATTTTACGATTGGAGTAATTGA
- a CDS encoding enoyl-CoA hydratase/isomerase family protein, which translates to MDNIAIVRLNRPDKLNALNMEMVWDFVNVFNELENNKNVKVVIITGNGRAFCAGADVNEMANMKVEDVVRVGHAPMWERLRTFRKPVIAALNGLTVGGGLELAMACDIIIAAESAMLGQPEINLGIIPGAGGTQRLTRTVGKYKGMEMVLTGRLISAWEAYRRGLVIKVVPDEALLDEAIRLAKEIATKSLFAVELGKEAVNKALDTTLQQGLDIERRNFYVALISEDGKEGMKAFIEKRKPNWKT; encoded by the coding sequence ATGGATAATATTGCAATAGTTAGACTGAACAGACCAGATAAGTTAAACGCTTTAAATATGGAAATGGTATGGGATTTTGTTAATGTATTTAATGAGCTAGAGAATAATAAGAATGTTAAAGTAGTCATAATTACTGGAAATGGTAGAGCTTTTTGTGCTGGTGCTGATGTTAATGAAATGGCTAATATGAAAGTTGAGGATGTAGTGAGAGTTGGTCATGCTCCTATGTGGGAAAGATTAAGGACATTCAGAAAACCAGTTATTGCTGCACTTAACGGATTAACTGTAGGTGGAGGTTTAGAGTTAGCAATGGCATGTGATATTATAATTGCTGCTGAAAGTGCTATGTTGGGTCAACCTGAGATAAATCTTGGTATAATTCCCGGTGCTGGTGGTACTCAGAGATTAACTAGGACTGTAGGGAAATACAAGGGTATGGAAATGGTACTAACTGGAAGATTAATATCAGCATGGGAAGCTTACAGAAGGGGTCTGGTCATTAAGGTTGTTCCTGATGAGGCTTTACTTGATGAGGCAATTAGGTTAGCAAAAGAGATTGCTACTAAATCTCTATTTGCAGTAGAATTAGGCAAGGAGGCTGTAAATAAGGCTTTAGATACCACTTTACAGCAAGGGTTGGATATTGAGAGAAGGAACTTTTATGTTGCTTTAATCAGCGAAGATGGTAAAGAAGGTATGAAGGCATTTATAGAGAAGAGAAAACCTAATTGGAAAACATAA
- a CDS encoding AbrB/MazE/SpoVT family DNA-binding domain-containing protein, translated as MSVRRLQKIKGGSYIISLPSEWVRKNGLDVKSELKVYEIYDGLKIKPERKINNEREIILRDLNETLYLISVYYMQGIEKIIVKSDNVMSQEVKKALRELQLTHAGLEIEDETFDKIVFKVNLPVSTDLNGLVSSFVDKIRKLLYDLRVLENFNKEIKEDLITRCDILMKDYRVIIRNIAIGVQLDDLYNFSLPFKDIILYAIFMRDLGRLISHLRTFLMLADEKSIPSTELIDTLISMFTSATSMFMTENLSDIQQIRKNMKIIEEKCNTTIEACKEFVRMASYCVAIMDDAVHKSVRLI; from the coding sequence ATGAGTGTTAGAAGACTCCAAAAAATTAAGGGAGGAAGTTATATAATATCACTCCCTAGCGAGTGGGTTAGGAAAAACGGGTTAGATGTAAAAAGTGAACTTAAAGTTTATGAGATATATGATGGTTTAAAGATAAAACCAGAGAGAAAAATAAATAATGAAAGAGAAATTATTTTACGAGATCTTAACGAAACTCTCTATTTAATATCAGTCTATTATATGCAAGGAATAGAGAAGATAATTGTAAAGTCCGATAATGTAATGAGCCAAGAGGTTAAAAAAGCGTTAAGAGAACTTCAACTTACTCACGCTGGGTTAGAAATAGAGGATGAAACGTTTGATAAGATTGTATTCAAAGTTAATTTGCCAGTATCTACTGATCTTAATGGTTTGGTTTCATCTTTCGTAGACAAGATAAGGAAATTGTTATACGATCTAAGAGTACTAGAAAATTTTAATAAAGAGATTAAAGAAGATCTCATAACTCGTTGCGATATATTAATGAAAGATTATAGAGTAATTATAAGGAATATAGCAATAGGGGTTCAACTGGATGACTTATATAATTTCAGCTTACCCTTTAAGGATATAATTCTGTATGCCATATTTATGAGAGATCTAGGGCGTTTGATTTCGCATCTAAGAACATTTCTAATGTTGGCTGATGAAAAATCCATACCAAGTACCGAACTAATCGATACCCTTATTTCAATGTTTACAAGTGCTACATCAATGTTTATGACTGAGAACCTTTCGGATATTCAGCAAATAAGAAAAAATATGAAAATAATAGAAGAGAAATGCAATACAACAATAGAAGCTTGTAAGGAGTTTGTAAGAATGGCTTCATATTGCGTTGCCATTATGGATGACGCCGTACATAAGTCAGTGAGACTAATTTAA